The Streptomyces cynarae genome contains a region encoding:
- a CDS encoding Rv2578c family radical SAM protein gives MRWDHLAENPAAARGAALFDADAVTTRTFDTPEFRGITFHEVRGRSIVNRVPGASRMPFEWTVNPYRGCTHACVYCFARKTHSYLDLDTGLGFDTQIVVKVNAPELLRAHLGSPRWHGEHIAMGTNVDCYQRAEGRYRLMPGIIAALRDHANPFSILTKGTLILRDLDLLKQAAEVTDVGISVSVGFTDQELWRTVEPGTPAPERRLDVVRTLGEHGIGCGVLMAPVIPFLSDHPAQLRATVRAIAASGATSVTPLVLHLRPGAREWFMAWLERRHPYLVRRYERLYADGAYAPKWYQRRITGQVHELAQEYGIGPTRPGMPRRIRRPEPEPVAAEPTVTGPTQLSLL, from the coding sequence ATGCGCTGGGATCATCTGGCCGAGAACCCCGCCGCGGCCCGGGGCGCCGCGCTGTTCGACGCGGACGCGGTGACCACCCGCACCTTCGACACCCCGGAGTTCCGCGGCATCACCTTCCACGAGGTGCGGGGGCGTTCGATCGTGAACCGGGTGCCGGGCGCCTCCCGCATGCCCTTCGAGTGGACGGTCAACCCCTACCGGGGGTGCACGCACGCGTGCGTGTACTGCTTCGCCCGCAAGACGCACAGCTACCTCGACCTCGACACGGGGCTCGGCTTCGACACCCAGATCGTGGTGAAGGTCAACGCCCCCGAACTGCTGCGGGCCCACCTCGGCTCCCCCCGCTGGCACGGCGAGCACATCGCGATGGGCACCAACGTCGACTGCTACCAGCGGGCCGAGGGCCGCTACCGGTTGATGCCGGGCATCATCGCGGCACTACGCGACCACGCGAACCCCTTCTCGATCCTCACCAAGGGCACCCTGATCCTGCGCGACCTCGACCTGCTGAAGCAGGCCGCCGAGGTCACCGACGTCGGCATCTCCGTCTCCGTCGGCTTCACCGACCAGGAGCTGTGGCGCACCGTCGAACCGGGCACCCCCGCCCCGGAACGTCGGCTGGACGTCGTGCGCACGCTCGGCGAGCACGGCATCGGCTGCGGTGTCCTGATGGCCCCCGTGATCCCCTTCCTGAGCGACCACCCGGCCCAGCTCCGCGCCACCGTACGGGCGATCGCCGCCTCCGGGGCGACCTCGGTGACCCCGCTGGTGCTGCATCTGCGTCCGGGCGCGCGCGAATGGTTCATGGCCTGGCTGGAGCGCCGGCATCCGTACCTCGTACGCCGTTACGAGCGGCTGTACGCGGACGGCGCCTACGCCCCGAAGTGGTACCAGCGCCGGATCACCGGCCAGGTGCACGAACTGGCCCAGGAGTACGGCATCGGCCCGACGCGACCCGGGATGCCGCGCAGGATCCGCCGGCCCGAGCCCGAACCGGTTGCGGCGGAGCCGACGGTGACGGGGCCGACGCAGCTCTCGCTCCTGTGA
- a CDS encoding adenylosuccinate lyase produces the protein MDEALRSLTERVRAESGGSPACERLVATGDPDELAAVLTEPGQPLWARELAAFRLGVMGDRRSFETLVLLLNHRDPQRCASAAHALARLGDPRTARAAAALATNELRVAYALHPVRLLVELAAPEAVPALITTLQRRLRPHDPYRKVALACVEGLGALGDPRAKPVLNEALAHPVLAEAAVHALARIPGGR, from the coding sequence ATGGACGAAGCGTTGCGATCACTCACGGAGCGTGTGCGGGCCGAGAGCGGCGGGTCCCCGGCCTGCGAGCGGCTGGTGGCGACCGGTGATCCGGACGAGCTGGCCGCCGTGCTGACCGAGCCTGGGCAGCCGCTGTGGGCCCGGGAACTGGCCGCCTTCCGGCTCGGCGTCATGGGCGACCGGCGGTCCTTCGAGACGCTGGTCCTGCTGCTCAACCACCGCGACCCGCAGCGCTGCGCGTCGGCCGCCCACGCCCTGGCCCGGCTCGGCGACCCGCGCACCGCCCGCGCGGCGGCCGCCCTCGCCACCAACGAGCTGCGCGTCGCCTACGCCCTCCACCCGGTACGCCTGCTCGTCGAGCTGGCCGCCCCCGAGGCCGTGCCCGCGCTGATCACCACGTTGCAGCGCCGGCTCCGCCCGCACGATCCCTACCGCAAGGTGGCGCTCGCCTGTGTGGAGGGGCTGGGCGCGCTCGGCGACCCCCGCGCCAAGCCCGTTCTGAACGAGGCCCTCGCCCATCCGGTCCTGGCGGAGGCGGCGGTCCACGCCCTGGCCCGCATCCCCGGCGGGCGGTGA
- a CDS encoding alpha/beta hydrolase has product MQQSRPPGSLSRGVRHLTLEAAGVTLSCLLAEVPDGEPRATVVALHGGGMTAGYFDGQAHPDLSLLTLGARLGFTVLAVDRPGYALSAGRLPDGQTLAEQAEVLQAALEAFAARYATGAGFFLLAHSYGGKLAFVTAARADGLLALDVSGCGHRYGVEPAELLEIGRGAHRGRNWGPLWLYPPGTFRSIGSLIAPMPAREAAEVARWPALFEDLAPRVRIPVRLTFAEHEAWWLHGERDLADLTARLAAAPMVRVERQPAAGHNISLGWAARAYHLRALAFFEERLSVSAEDERQLTARVRSGAAPRV; this is encoded by the coding sequence ATGCAGCAGTCGAGACCGCCGGGGAGCCTCTCCAGGGGCGTACGTCACCTCACCCTGGAAGCCGCGGGCGTCACCCTGTCCTGCCTGCTCGCCGAGGTGCCGGACGGCGAGCCGCGCGCCACCGTGGTCGCCCTGCACGGCGGCGGCATGACGGCGGGCTACTTCGACGGGCAGGCCCACCCCGACCTGTCCCTCCTCACCCTCGGCGCGCGCCTCGGCTTCACGGTGCTCGCGGTGGACCGGCCCGGCTACGCGCTGTCCGCCGGCCGGCTGCCCGACGGGCAGACCCTCGCAGAGCAGGCCGAGGTGCTCCAGGCCGCCCTGGAGGCGTTCGCGGCGCGGTATGCCACCGGAGCGGGCTTCTTCCTGCTCGCGCACTCCTACGGCGGCAAACTCGCCTTCGTGACGGCCGCGCGCGCCGACGGGCTGCTCGCACTGGACGTCTCCGGCTGCGGCCACCGCTACGGCGTCGAGCCCGCCGAACTGCTCGAGATCGGGCGCGGCGCGCACCGGGGGCGCAACTGGGGTCCCCTGTGGCTGTATCCGCCGGGGACGTTCCGCTCGATCGGCTCGCTCATCGCACCCATGCCGGCCCGCGAGGCCGCTGAAGTCGCCCGCTGGCCCGCGCTGTTCGAGGACCTGGCGCCGCGGGTCCGGATCCCTGTGAGGCTGACCTTCGCCGAGCACGAGGCGTGGTGGCTGCACGGGGAACGGGACCTCGCCGACCTCACCGCGCGCCTCGCCGCGGCGCCGATGGTCCGCGTCGAACGCCAGCCCGCGGCGGGCCACAACATCAGCCTGGGCTGGGCGGCGCGCGCGTACCACCTGCGCGCGCTCGCGTTCTTCGAAGAGCGCCTGTCGGTGTCCGCAGAGGATGAGCGGCAGT
- a CDS encoding RidA family protein, translating to MSELTRIPAPDGVAPAAPYSHVVMGTGRFVAISGQLALDEGGRPVGEGDPAAQARQVFENLRRCLASAGATFDDVVKLTCFVTDMAYMPAIREARAAHIPDDRLPASSAVQVAALVRPEFLMEIEAYAIVPD from the coding sequence ATGAGCGAGCTGACCAGGATTCCCGCGCCCGACGGGGTCGCCCCCGCGGCCCCCTACTCCCACGTCGTCATGGGCACCGGACGCTTCGTCGCGATCTCCGGCCAACTGGCCCTGGACGAGGGCGGCAGGCCCGTCGGCGAGGGCGACCCGGCGGCACAGGCCCGGCAGGTCTTCGAGAACCTGCGCCGCTGCCTGGCGTCCGCCGGAGCCACCTTCGACGACGTCGTCAAACTCACCTGTTTCGTCACCGACATGGCATACATGCCTGCGATCCGCGAGGCCCGCGCCGCGCACATACCCGACGACCGGCTGCCCGCGTCGTCGGCGGTGCAGGTGGCGGCCCTGGTGCGCCCGGAGTTCCTGATGGAGATCGAGGCGTACGCGATCGTGCCGGATTGA
- a CDS encoding 3-hydroxyacyl-CoA dehydrogenase family protein has translation MATPFSDTPLSPLKTVAVVGLGTMGTGIAEVLTRAGREVVGIDIDEAAASKAVATLETATARAVSRGRMTEREREDALARFRTFTDLRAAADADLVIEVVPESYEIKQQVLRALDDIVRPDTILATGTNALSVTRLAADSARPERVLGLHFFNPAPAMRLVEIVSSVLTAPAVVTAVTNLALDLGKEPVAVGDRPGFVADGLLFGYLNQAAAMYESKYASREDIDAAMKLGCGLPMGPLALLDLIGIDTARTVLEAMYAASHDRLHAPAPILKQLSEAGLTGRKAGRGFYTYEAPNSPVVVRDALTPLEGDSLAPGRTVRSVGVAGSGTMASGIAEVFAKAGYEVVLAARTEEKARAAKARIGKSLARSVDKGRMTTEAAAQTLDRIRPAGSYDDFADVDLALEAVAEDLEVKRQLFATFDKVCKPGAILATTTSSLPVVACARATSRPQDVIGMHFFNPAPAMKLVEVVRTVLTAEDVHATVRALCGSIRKHPVDCGDRAGFIVNALLFPYLNNAVKMVQEHYASLDDIDAAMKLGGGYPMGPFELLDVVGLDVSLAIEKVLHREFRDPGLAPAPLLEHLVAAGCLGRKTGRGFREYAKR, from the coding sequence ATGGCCACTCCCTTCTCCGACACCCCTCTGTCCCCGCTCAAGACCGTTGCCGTCGTCGGCCTCGGCACCATGGGCACCGGCATCGCCGAGGTGCTCACCCGGGCCGGCCGCGAGGTCGTCGGCATCGACATCGACGAGGCCGCAGCCTCGAAGGCCGTCGCCACCCTGGAGACCGCCACCGCCCGCGCCGTCAGCCGCGGCCGCATGACCGAGCGGGAACGCGAGGACGCCCTCGCCCGCTTCCGCACCTTCACCGACCTGCGTGCCGCCGCCGACGCCGACCTGGTGATCGAGGTGGTCCCGGAGTCGTACGAGATCAAGCAGCAGGTCCTCCGCGCCCTCGACGACATCGTGCGCCCGGACACCATCCTCGCCACCGGCACCAACGCCCTCTCCGTGACCCGGCTCGCCGCCGACTCGGCCCGCCCCGAGCGCGTCCTCGGGCTGCACTTCTTCAACCCGGCCCCGGCGATGCGGCTGGTGGAGATCGTCTCGTCCGTGCTGACCGCGCCCGCGGTCGTCACCGCGGTCACCAACCTCGCCCTCGACCTCGGCAAGGAGCCCGTCGCGGTGGGCGACCGGCCCGGTTTCGTCGCCGACGGCCTGCTGTTCGGCTATCTGAACCAGGCCGCCGCGATGTACGAGTCCAAGTACGCCTCGCGCGAGGACATCGACGCCGCGATGAAGCTGGGCTGCGGGCTGCCCATGGGCCCGCTCGCCCTGCTCGACCTGATCGGCATCGACACCGCCCGCACGGTCCTGGAGGCCATGTACGCCGCCTCCCACGACCGTCTGCACGCGCCCGCGCCGATCCTCAAGCAGCTCAGCGAGGCTGGCCTGACCGGCCGCAAGGCCGGACGCGGCTTCTACACCTACGAGGCGCCGAACAGCCCGGTCGTCGTCCGCGACGCGCTGACCCCGCTGGAGGGCGACTCCCTCGCGCCGGGTCGCACGGTGCGCTCGGTCGGTGTCGCGGGCTCGGGCACGATGGCGTCCGGGATCGCCGAGGTCTTCGCCAAGGCCGGGTACGAGGTCGTGCTCGCGGCCCGCACCGAGGAGAAGGCCCGGGCCGCGAAGGCCCGCATCGGCAAGTCGCTGGCGCGCTCGGTCGACAAGGGCCGGATGACCACGGAGGCGGCCGCGCAGACGCTGGACCGGATCCGGCCGGCGGGCTCCTACGACGACTTCGCGGACGTCGACCTGGCCCTGGAGGCCGTCGCCGAGGACCTGGAGGTCAAGCGGCAGCTGTTCGCCACGTTCGACAAGGTCTGCAAGCCCGGCGCGATCCTCGCCACCACCACCTCCTCGCTGCCCGTCGTCGCCTGTGCCCGCGCCACCTCGCGCCCGCAGGACGTGATCGGCATGCACTTCTTCAACCCGGCGCCGGCCATGAAGCTGGTCGAGGTCGTCCGCACGGTCCTGACGGCGGAAGACGTCCACGCGACGGTGCGCGCGCTGTGCGGCTCGATCAGGAAGCACCCGGTCGACTGCGGCGACCGCGCCGGATTCATCGTCAACGCGCTGCTGTTCCCGTATCTGAACAACGCCGTGAAGATGGTGCAGGAGCACTACGCGTCCCTGGACGACATCGACGCGGCGATGAAGCTGGGCGGCGGCTACCCGATGGGCCCGTTCGAACTGCTGGACGTGGTCGGACTGGACGTCTCGCTCGCCATCGAGAAGGTGCTGCACCGGGAGTTCCGCGACCCCGGCCTGGCCCCCGCGCCGCTTCTGGAACACCTGGTGGCCGCGGGCTGCCTCGGCCGCAAGACCGGCCGCGGCTTCCGCGAATATGCCAAGCGCTGA
- a CDS encoding TetR family transcriptional regulator, translated as MPQPAKSSRTPATPDAPESAAGSRAAAQRLKMRRELAAAAMELFATKGYEATTVDEIAAAAGVARRTFFRHFRSKEEAIFPDHDDTLIRAEAVLNAAPAHEHPLDTVCRGIKEVMKMYAARPEISVQRYKLTREVPTLREAEIASVARYERLFTRYLLGHFDEHAHDDDANDDPLLAEVAASAVVTAHNHVLRRWLRAGGQGDVEAQLDHAFAIVRKTFGTGIGAGRDTAPRTAKASTTTHGEVLVTVARTDAPLDEVMRTIEQALKERS; from the coding sequence ATGCCCCAGCCCGCCAAGTCCTCACGTACACCAGCTACGCCCGACGCGCCGGAGAGTGCCGCAGGCTCTCGCGCCGCCGCCCAGCGGCTCAAGATGCGCCGGGAACTGGCGGCCGCGGCGATGGAGCTGTTCGCCACCAAGGGGTACGAAGCGACCACCGTCGACGAGATCGCGGCAGCCGCGGGGGTCGCCCGGCGCACCTTCTTCCGCCACTTCCGCTCCAAGGAAGAGGCGATCTTCCCGGACCACGACGACACCCTGATCCGGGCGGAGGCGGTGCTCAACGCCGCGCCCGCGCACGAGCACCCGCTCGACACCGTGTGCCGCGGCATCAAGGAAGTCATGAAGATGTACGCGGCCCGGCCGGAGATCTCCGTGCAGCGCTACAAGCTGACGCGCGAGGTGCCGACGCTGCGCGAGGCGGAGATCGCCTCGGTCGCCCGCTACGAGCGCCTCTTCACCCGCTACCTCCTCGGCCACTTCGACGAGCACGCGCACGACGACGACGCGAACGACGACCCGCTGCTCGCCGAGGTCGCCGCCTCGGCGGTGGTCACCGCGCACAACCACGTCCTGCGGCGCTGGCTGCGGGCGGGCGGCCAGGGAGACGTGGAGGCACAGCTGGACCACGCCTTCGCGATCGTCCGCAAGACGTTCGGAACGGGGATCGGGGCCGGCCGGGACACCGCCCCCCGGACTGCGAAGGCCTCGACGACCACGCACGGGGAGGTGCTGGTCACGGTGGCCAGGACGGACGCGCCCCTGGACGAGGTCATGCGCACCATCGAGCAGGCGCTCAAGGAGCGCTCGTAG
- a CDS encoding alpha/beta hydrolase, protein MTHRAAVLCGAALVVAGMLTTVPADASTPRTTDTAPAAPLTWKKCGTTKYPTLQCATVTVPLDHATPRGQQITLALSRVPHTAKTYQGPLLVNPGGPGGSGLALAGYVASSLPKAVAAQYDVIGFDPRGVGKSKPALNCTPGYFTPVRPDTIPLTPSREKENLARVASFARACATKYADVLPYIDTVSTARDLDAIRQALGAEKISYFGYSYGTYLGAVYAKLFPQRVRRLVLDSIVDPEGVWYENNIRQDYAFNDRHRAFLAWVARHDEVYGLGTDPVVVEVKWKAMRSALAMNPAEQKVGASELEDTFMPGGYYDGYWPHLAEAFAAYVNDKDPRPLVEAYKRYGAVNASGDNNYSVYAAVQCRDASWPRDWSRWRADTWAVYAKAPFMSWSNAWYNAPCAFWPTGSLRPVDVSNDALPPTLLFQATDDAATPYQGGLTVHHLLRDSRLVVEQGGGNHGVTLSGNTCLDRYLAAYLATGAVPRGTGGIDAVCQKLPDPKPLTGKSASPEASGAGHGSTLHGLLGFHG, encoded by the coding sequence ATGACACACCGCGCAGCCGTGCTGTGCGGCGCCGCCCTGGTGGTGGCCGGGATGCTCACCACGGTCCCGGCCGACGCGAGCACACCGCGCACCACGGACACCGCACCGGCGGCGCCCCTCACCTGGAAGAAGTGCGGCACCACCAAGTATCCGACGCTCCAGTGCGCGACCGTCACGGTGCCGCTGGACCACGCCACCCCCCGCGGACAGCAGATCACACTGGCGCTGTCCCGCGTCCCCCACACCGCGAAGACGTATCAGGGACCGCTGCTGGTCAACCCCGGCGGGCCCGGAGGCAGCGGTCTGGCCCTCGCCGGATACGTCGCCTCCTCGCTGCCCAAGGCGGTGGCGGCGCAGTACGACGTCATCGGCTTCGACCCGCGGGGCGTGGGAAAGAGCAAGCCGGCCCTGAACTGCACGCCCGGCTACTTCACCCCGGTCCGCCCGGACACGATTCCCCTCACCCCTTCCCGGGAGAAGGAGAACCTGGCCCGCGTCGCCTCGTTCGCCCGGGCGTGCGCCACCAAGTACGCGGACGTACTGCCGTACATCGACACGGTGAGCACCGCGCGCGACCTGGACGCGATCCGGCAGGCGCTGGGGGCCGAGAAGATCAGCTACTTCGGCTACTCGTACGGGACCTACCTGGGCGCCGTCTACGCGAAGCTCTTCCCCCAACGGGTGCGCCGTCTGGTGCTCGACTCCATTGTCGACCCCGAGGGGGTTTGGTATGAGAACAACATCCGGCAGGACTACGCCTTCAACGACCGTCACCGGGCGTTCCTGGCGTGGGTGGCGCGACACGACGAGGTGTACGGGCTCGGCACCGATCCGGTCGTCGTCGAAGTCAAGTGGAAGGCGATGCGGTCGGCGCTGGCCATGAATCCGGCCGAGCAGAAGGTGGGTGCCTCGGAGTTGGAGGACACCTTCATGCCGGGCGGCTACTACGACGGCTACTGGCCGCACCTGGCCGAGGCGTTCGCGGCCTACGTGAACGACAAGGACCCCCGTCCGCTGGTCGAGGCGTACAAACGCTACGGCGCGGTCAACGCCTCCGGGGACAACAACTACTCCGTCTATGCCGCGGTGCAGTGCCGTGACGCCTCCTGGCCGCGCGACTGGTCGCGGTGGCGCGCGGACACATGGGCGGTGTACGCCAAGGCGCCGTTCATGAGCTGGAGCAACGCCTGGTACAACGCGCCGTGCGCGTTCTGGCCGACGGGATCACTGCGGCCGGTGGACGTGTCCAACGACGCGCTGCCGCCGACGCTGCTGTTCCAGGCGACCGACGACGCCGCGACGCCGTACCAGGGTGGGCTGACGGTGCATCACCTGCTGCGCGACTCCCGCCTGGTGGTCGAACAGGGCGGCGGCAACCACGGCGTCACCCTGAGCGGGAACACCTGCCTCGACAGATATCTGGCGGCTTACCTCGCCACCGGTGCGGTGCCGCGCGGCACCGGCGGCATCGACGCGGTGTGCCAGAAGCTCCCCGACCCCAAGCCGCTGACCGGCAAGTCCGCGTCCCCGGAGGCGTCCGGCGCGGGGCACGGTTCGACGCTGCACGGGCTGCTGGGCTTCCACGGCTGA